The following nucleotide sequence is from Alkalihalobacillus sp. LMS39.
TGTTCCTGAATAATGCCCAGGAGCAGGATGAACAACCATTCCTCTTGGCTTATTCACGACAACAACATCTTCATCTTCATACACAATATCTAAATCCATTTTTTCTGGGACTACTTCTAATACTTCTGGATCTGGGATGGTTAGCACTATTTGGTCATGAAGTTGCATTTTATAATTACTTTTTACGTGTACACCATTTACCGTTAGATGACCATTCTTAACCCATTGTTGCACTTGACTTCTAGACCAATCCTCATTAAATGACGTAATCACTTTATCAATTCTTTCGTTTTTTTCTTGTTCTGTTATTGTCCACTGAAGCTCTTCCATTAACGATTCTCCTTTGTTTTCCTTTCATCGTATATCAATTTAATCATCATTAATCCAACGCCAACCACTAAAGCGGAATCAGCGACATTAAAAATGGGGAAATTGTACGTGAAAATAAATGTATCAATAAAGTCGACCACTTCACCACGGAATACACGGTCGATAAAATTCCCAATGGCTCCTCCTAGCATTAAGGCTAGTGATATGCCAAAGAGCATGCTTTTTTTTCCCTCTTTTTCTATGTAGTATATTAGAAATCCGACAACGATAACCGTCACAATATAAAAAAACCACATTTTTCCTTCTAATATCCCAAAAGCTGCACCTTTATTTCGGTGTGACGTAAAATAAAGGACATTTTCAATTAAAGGAATTCTTTGACCGATCTCCATTGAAGTAACAACAATCCACTTTGTTAATTGATCAAGCAAAATAATAACTACCGCAATGACATAATAAATCAATGTATTTAGCCTCCACTCATTCTACTCATACGATAGCATTTTAGCATAAAAAGGGGGATGTGTCCTCCCCCTACTTCTCATTTAAATATTGGTCGTAATGAATATTTCTCTGGAAATGAACCGAGTCATCACCTTTATATCCTTCAATATCAGTGGATACAAACGCTTCGATCTCCTCTACATATCCGATTAACTCCCCTGTTTCATCAAGTGAGGAATCTTCAAATATCATCCCGTTAGCATTAAATCTTGCTACAGCTTGCCAAGCATCTTCGGCATCAAATTGCATATTTTCATTTTCTTCGTCGCCATCAAAATTAAACTTATCAAAGTTTCCTAATACCTCTTCTTCAACAGGCCGATTACGACTTAATTCCCCTTTAGAGTGCTCAATAACCGTTCTCGCTGTTGGATTTGCCATAAGTCTTTCAGCCGGTATTTGTTTTCCTGTTACTTCACAAATTCCATATGTTCCTTTTTCCATTTTATCCAATGAATATTGAATATCTTCGAGTTCTCTTTTTAAGTTTTCTCGGAGGGCGATATCCTTTTCACGTTCATATAAATCTGTTGCAGTATCGGCGGGATGATTATCATATTGGGATATTTCACCTGTAGATAAGGCAATGTTTAGTTCTAACCCAAGATGTTCTGTTTCATCTAATCGAGCTTCCACTCTTTGTTGACGTTGAACTAAATCCTGTTTAATCGCTTCATACTGTTGGTTCATCTAATCCCTCCATTCCCATCATTGAGTGCTCATAACAACTCGTTTTTATTTTATCCGATACACGTTTCATTAGCCTACACAAGTTTTGACAAGCATTTAAAAAAAACGTTATACACAAGAAAAGATGCCCTATACAGAGGACATCTTTTTCTTTTACTCTTTAGCTATAATGATTTGTTACAATCTCAGCACAAGAAGGGCATAATGTCGGGTGTTCTTCGTTTTGACCAATTTCAGTTGAAACAATCCAACAACGTTCACACGTTTCCCCTTCTGCTTTTTCAACAATAACTGTGATTTCATCAAAGCTAGTCGCATCTTCAGGTGCTTCTTCTTTTAGACCTGCAATATTTACCTTAGATACAATAAATAATTTGTGTAAATTAGAAATACCATCTAGCAACTCTTTTGTTTGTTTGTTTGGATATAATGTCAGTTGAGCGGTTAGTGATTTTCCAATCGTCTTTTCGTTTCTCGCTGTTTCTAATGCTTTTAATACGTCGTTCCTTATCTTCATGACTTGGTCCCACTTTGCAATTAAAGTGGCTGCTTCAGCAAACTCTTTTGCTTCTGGCATATCAGTCAATTGAACACTTTCTTCTGTAACAGCTGGAATAAATTTCCACACTTCATCTGCTGTATGTGGCAAAATAGGTGTAACTAATTTCGTTAACGAAACTAAAATTTCATACATGACCGTTTGAATCGAACGACGCTCGTGATGGTCTGCATGCTCAATATATAATGTATCTTTCGCAATATCCATATAAAACGAGCTTAATTCGATCGAACAAAAATTATGAACTGTATGGAAGACTGTGGAAAATTGATATTGATCATACGCTGTTTTCGCTTTTCCGATCACTTCATGAAGTTTGGTCATCATATATTTATCAAGTTCTGGTAATGAATCATATTCAACCGAATGAACAGCAGGATCAAAATCAGCTAAGTTTCCAAGCAAGAAACGGAATGTGTTCCGAATTTTACGATACACCTCTGATACTTGCTTTAAAATTTTATCCGATACACGTACATCTGCTTGATAATCAACAGAAGCCACCCATAACCGTAAAATATCAGCACCTAACTGCTTCATAACATCATTTGGGACAACAACATTCCCAATCGACTTACTCATCTTTCTTCCTTCACCATCTAAT
It contains:
- the lspA gene encoding signal peptidase II, producing the protein MIYYVIAVVIILLDQLTKWIVVTSMEIGQRIPLIENVLYFTSHRNKGAAFGILEGKMWFFYIVTVIVVGFLIYYIEKEGKKSMLFGISLALMLGGAIGNFIDRVFRGEVVDFIDTFIFTYNFPIFNVADSALVVGVGLMMIKLIYDERKTKENR
- a CDS encoding TraR/DksA C4-type zinc finger protein; its protein translation is MNQQYEAIKQDLVQRQQRVEARLDETEHLGLELNIALSTGEISQYDNHPADTATDLYEREKDIALRENLKRELEDIQYSLDKMEKGTYGICEVTGKQIPAERLMANPTARTVIEHSKGELSRNRPVEEEVLGNFDKFNFDGDEENENMQFDAEDAWQAVARFNANGMIFEDSSLDETGELIGYVEEIEAFVSTDIEGYKGDDSVHFQRNIHYDQYLNEK